The DNA segment TCTCTCCAAGCAGGTGTTCCATGAGGCGAATGCTCTCTTCGGGTGAGAGCGCCTGCGATCGGAGCATCCCATACTTCTGCTGGAGCACGCTGACGTCGTTCGGGTCATCGTGGAGGACGCTGACCAGCTGTCCCTCCACGTAGGCGAGGTGGTCGTGGTCCGGGGTCTCAAGGAGAACCATGGGGCCATCGAGAGCAGCGTGCTTGGCCTGCTTCATCGGCATGATCTGAAATCCGATGAAGGGCAGCTCGGCACACTCGCGCAGGCGCCGGATCTGCTCGTGCATAACGGCGGGGTCTCCCAACTCGCTGCGCAGGATGCTCTCCTCCAGGATGAAGTGCAGCATGGGACGCGGCTTGCGGTCCAGGAGACGTTGCCTGCCGAGGCGGGCGGCCACTTGCTCTTCTTGCTCATCCAGCTCCAAGGGCGGGTACTGGCACGAGAAGACGAACCGCGCGTACTCCTCGGTCTGGAGCAGCCCCGGCACCACCTGATTCTGGTACGACATCAGGGTCACCGCCTCCTGCTCGTACTCGACGAAGTCCTGGACGAAGGCCGGAAACCGTTCCTTCTGAGGGACCTTGGCCACCGCGACCTGCAAGGCCCCCTTGGTTTCCAGGATGTCGTCCAGCAGGATGGCCAGGTCCATCTGGAGCGGGCGCCGTCCCTGCTCGACCGACGCGATCGTGTCCTCGCTGACGCGGCTGCGCTCGGCGAGTGCCGACTGCGTTAATCCCGCCGCCCTACGGAATGTCGCCAACTGCGCACCGATGAGGTGCCACGACGTCACGCGTTTCCTGCTGTTCTTCCCGCTCTTCATGCAGTGCCTCTCCCCGTCACGCGCCCTTGATGATCCGTCAGAGGTCGTACATCGGCGTTGTACGACCTGACGCACTGCACGACAGTAGTGACAGCGTGTGACCTTTGCCTCATGAACGAAGGAACTCAACTCCTCGAATCCCGCGAAGCCTTCTACCGCCGTGAGCGCAGGTCCGTGCCGCTCGTACGGAGGTTCGTGGGGCAGGCCCTGGTCGATTGGGCGTGCGAGGAGCGCAAGGTGAACACGGACGATGTGCTGCTCTGCGTGAGCGAACTCGCGACCAACGCGCTCGTGCACGGGGTGCCGCCGGGGCGTGGATTCAAGCTGTTCCTGTACTGGGAGTGCGTCAGGGGTCGGCTGCGGGTCGAGATGCACGACAGCGGGGACGGCGAGGTGCTGGGATCGGCCCGGTGGCCGGAGCCCCTGGCGGAGGGCGGGCGCGGGCTGACGCTGGTCGCCGCGCTCGCGGAGAAGTGGGGCGTCGGGGAGCGGAATCCGGGGAAGATCGTCTGGTGCGAGTTCGCGGCCCCGGCGCGCATCCTTGCCGAACCGGCAAGGATGTTTGCCGGGCAGGCCGGACGGGGCGCACCATCGCCGCAGATGGAGGTGCGCGCATGAGCGACATGACGCAGATGTACGACGTAGTGGTGGTCGGCGGCGGGGCCGCCGGGCTGAGCGGGGCCCTCGCCCTCGGCCGGGCCCGGCGCTCGGTGCTGGTGATCGATTCGGGCAGCCCGCGCAACGCGCCCGCGTCCCACATGCACAACTACCTGGGCCGCGAGGGCACCCCGCCCTCGGAGCTCCTGGCGATCGGCCGGGAGGAGGTGGCCGGGTACGGCGTGGAGTTCCTGAGCGGCGAGGCACTGGTGGCCGAGCGGCTGCCGGACGACGCGTACCGGGTGGTGTGCGCGGACGGCACGGCCGTCACGGCGCGCCGGCTGCTGGTGACCACGGGGCTGACCGACGAACTGCCGCCGATCGAGGGCCTGGCCGAACGGTGGGGCCGCGACGTGCTGCACTGCCCGTACTGCCACGGCTGGGAGGTGCGGGACGCGGCGATCGGTGTCGTCGCCACGAGCGGTATGGCCGTCCACCAGGCGCTGTTGTGGCGGCAGTGGAGCGACGACGTCACCCTCTTCCTGCACCGGGGACCGGAGCCCGGTGACGAGGAGTACGAGCAGTTGGCGGCGCGCGGGATCGCCGTCGTGGACGGCGAGGTCGCCGGGCTGGAGGCGAGCGGCGACCGGCTGACCGGGGTGCGGCTCGCGGACGGCCGGGTGGTCGAGCGGGCGGCCGTGGTCGTCCAGCCCCGGTTCACGGCCCGGTCCGGGCTGCTGGAGAGCCTGGGACTGCGGCCCGTCGCGGTGGAGGCCGCCGGAGACACGATCGGCTCGTCCGTCGAGGCGGACCCGACCGGCCGCACGGCGGCGGCCGGCGTATGGGTGGCGGGAAACGTGACCGGGCTGATGGACCAGGTCATCGTCGCGGCGGCGGCCGGGCTGAAGGCGGGCGCGGCCATCAACGGGGACCTCGTCCTGGCGGACACCCGGCGTGCCGTGGAGGCCCGCGACACCCCCTCCGACGCGGAGATGTGGGACGACCGGTACCGCGAGAGCGACCGGATCTGGAGCGGGAACCCGAACACCGTGCTGGTCCGCGAGGCCGGCGAGCTGAAGCCGGGCCGGGCGCTCGACCTGGGCTGCGGGGAGGGTGCCGACGCGGTGTGGCTGGCCCGCCGGGGCTGGGAGGTCACCGCGACGGACATCTCGCGGGTGGCGCTGGCCCGCGCCGCCGGGCACGCGGCGGAGGGGGAGGTCGCCGACCGGGTGGACTGGCGGTTCTGCGACCTGGGCGCCTCGTTCCCCGAAGGGGAGTACGACCTCGTCTCGGCCCACTACCTGCACTCCATGGGCGACCTGCCGCGCGAGCGCATCCTGCACCGGGCGGCGCGCGCGGTGGCCCCCGGCGGGGTGCTGCTGATCGTGGGCCACGCGGGCTTCCCGGCCTGGGACCACCACCACGCGGCCATGCACTTCCCGACCCCGGACGAGGTGCTGGCCTCGCTGGAGCTGCCGGAGGGGGAGTGGGAGGTGCTGCTCAGCGAGGAGTTCGAGCGCGTCCAGAACGACCCGGACGGCAATCCGACCACCCGGACGGACAACGCGCTCAAGCTCCGGCGGCGGTGAGCCGCGTATAGGACCAGAACTGACCTATACGGCTTCTAAAGTCGTTTCTGACGGCGGAACAGGAACGACGGAAGGCAGCACATCATGAACGCCAGCAGCGAGAAGACCACCGCGTCCACCGGCTCGGACGAGAGCGCGGAGTTCCTCCAGGCGCTGGGTGAGCACCGGAACTTCCTGCGGTTCACCGCCCGTGACCTGACCGACGAGCAGGCCGGGCAGCGGACCACGGCGAGCGAGCTGTGCGTCGGCGGCCTCATCAAGCACGTCACCGCGGTCGAGCAGGGCTGGGTGGGCTTCATCGAGAAGGGCCCCTCGGCGATGCCCGACTTCAGCGAGCTGACGGAGGCCGACTACCAGAAGCGGGCGGACGAGTTCCGGATGCTGCCGGGGGAGACCCTGGCCGGTGTGCTGGACGCCTACGCCGAGGTGGCCGCCCGCACCGACGCGCTGGTCGCGTCCCTGCCCGACCTGGGGCTCTCGCACCCCCTGCCGAAGGCCCCGTGGTTCCAGGCGGACGCGCACTGGTCGGTCCGCCGCGTACTGATGCACATCATCGCCGAGACCGCCCAGCACGCAGGCCACGCCGACATCATCCGCGAGGCCCTGGACGGCCAGAAGACGATGGGCTGACGGGGCACACCACCGCGCCCGCCGCCCGCTCCCGGCAGGGGAGGGGCGGCGGGCGCGGTGGTGCGGTGGTGCGGTGCGGGGATCAGGCGGCCTCGGCGGCCGTCTTGATCGCGGAGATGTCGAAGTTCAGCTTCACCTTGTCGCTGACCATGACGCCGCCGGTCTCCAGCGCCGCGTTCCAGGTCAGGCCCCAGTCGGAGCGCAGGATCTCGGCGCTGCCCTCGAAGCCGACGCGCTCGTTGCCGTAGGGGTCGGTGGCGGAGCCGTTGAACTCCAGGTCGATGGCGAGCGGGCGGGTCACGTCCTTGATGGTGAGGTCGCCCGTGACGCGGTACTTCTCGCCGCCGAGCTGCTCCGCGGAGGTCGAGCGGAACGTCATCAGGGGGAACTTCTCGGCGTCGAAGAAGTCGCCGCTCACCAGGTGGCCGTCGCGGTCCTTGATGCCCGTGTCCACGCTGGCGATCTTCACGTCGATCGAGGCCGTCGAGTTGGCCGGGTCGCCGCCGTCCAGCGTGAGGGAACCCTCGTGCTCGGCGAAGGAGCCGCGCACGTTGGTGACCATGGCGTGACGCACGGTGAAGCCGATGCTGCTGTGCGCCGGGTCGATCGTGTAGTCACCGGTGAGGGCGGCCAGGGCGGGGTCGACCTCGGCCGTGGTCACGGCGGTGGCGGCGGTGTCGTTCTTGCGGTTGAACAGAGCCATGGCTCCTCCTCGGGGACGAGGTCGAGAGCGGGCCCGACCTGTTGTTTAACCTTCAACGAGATTCACTGTAGCCCCATCTTGTTCAAAGTTCAACATCTACTGGCCGGGCCTCGCGGGAGCGTCAGGAACCGACACTCACCGTGAACCGCCTCGGGTTGCCGTCGTTCGCCGCCCCCGACACGTCCGGCTGCCCCTCCGGCCGTACGTCGTCGTACGGGAACGCGTAGCCGATCGGGCTGTTGGCGTGGACGATCCGGGACCAGTGGTTGGTCACCGCACCCCGGTAGTAGTCGGCCGCCGAGGTGCCGTTCGGCTGGTCCGGGTGGCTGAGCATGATCGAGCGGTTGAAGCCCGCCGCGAGCCGCGCCAGCAGCGCCTTCTTGTCGTCGCTGTCCGCCGGGTTGTTGGTGAACGGCCCGTGGTTGCAGGTGAAGATGTCCTTCGAGGACGGCCGGGCGAAGGTGTGCCCGCCCTCGAACACCAGCGTGTCGCCGCTCACCCGGCCGGTGCGCACGCCCCGCCCGCCCTGGAGGTCGATCCGCAGGTCCGTCGAGCGGTACTTGTCCCAGACCTGGTCGACGTACCCCGTGAACAGGTCGCGGAACGGCATCTGGTCCGGGCGGTCGAAGTAGGGCGCCATCAGGTTCTGCGGGGAGATGACCCGCAGCACGCTGCCGTTCGCGCCGCGGGTCACCAACCGGTCCCAGGGCCGGCCGTCCGCGGCCGCCTGGGCGATGAGGCCGTCGGCGATCCGCTGCACGGCGCCGGCGGGAAGCGGGGCGACCGTGTGCGTGGCGTCGCCCTCCAAGGTCAGGCCGATC comes from the Streptomyces sp. NBC_00525 genome and includes:
- a CDS encoding helix-turn-helix domain-containing protein; translated protein: MKSGKNSRKRVTSWHLIGAQLATFRRAAGLTQSALAERSRVSEDTIASVEQGRRPLQMDLAILLDDILETKGALQVAVAKVPQKERFPAFVQDFVEYEQEAVTLMSYQNQVVPGLLQTEEYARFVFSCQYPPLELDEQEEQVAARLGRQRLLDRKPRPMLHFILEESILRSELGDPAVMHEQIRRLRECAELPFIGFQIMPMKQAKHAALDGPMVLLETPDHDHLAYVEGQLVSVLHDDPNDVSVLQQKYGMLRSQALSPEESIRLMEHLLGER
- a CDS encoding ATP-binding protein, producing MNEGTQLLESREAFYRRERRSVPLVRRFVGQALVDWACEERKVNTDDVLLCVSELATNALVHGVPPGRGFKLFLYWECVRGRLRVEMHDSGDGEVLGSARWPEPLAEGGRGLTLVAALAEKWGVGERNPGKIVWCEFAAPARILAEPARMFAGQAGRGAPSPQMEVRA
- a CDS encoding FAD-dependent oxidoreductase, encoding MSDMTQMYDVVVVGGGAAGLSGALALGRARRSVLVIDSGSPRNAPASHMHNYLGREGTPPSELLAIGREEVAGYGVEFLSGEALVAERLPDDAYRVVCADGTAVTARRLLVTTGLTDELPPIEGLAERWGRDVLHCPYCHGWEVRDAAIGVVATSGMAVHQALLWRQWSDDVTLFLHRGPEPGDEEYEQLAARGIAVVDGEVAGLEASGDRLTGVRLADGRVVERAAVVVQPRFTARSGLLESLGLRPVAVEAAGDTIGSSVEADPTGRTAAAGVWVAGNVTGLMDQVIVAAAAGLKAGAAINGDLVLADTRRAVEARDTPSDAEMWDDRYRESDRIWSGNPNTVLVREAGELKPGRALDLGCGEGADAVWLARRGWEVTATDISRVALARAAGHAAEGEVADRVDWRFCDLGASFPEGEYDLVSAHYLHSMGDLPRERILHRAARAVAPGGVLLIVGHAGFPAWDHHHAAMHFPTPDEVLASLELPEGEWEVLLSEEFERVQNDPDGNPTTRTDNALKLRRR
- a CDS encoding DinB family protein, which codes for MNASSEKTTASTGSDESAEFLQALGEHRNFLRFTARDLTDEQAGQRTTASELCVGGLIKHVTAVEQGWVGFIEKGPSAMPDFSELTEADYQKRADEFRMLPGETLAGVLDAYAEVAARTDALVASLPDLGLSHPLPKAPWFQADAHWSVRRVLMHIIAETAQHAGHADIIREALDGQKTMG
- a CDS encoding YceI family protein codes for the protein MALFNRKNDTAATAVTTAEVDPALAALTGDYTIDPAHSSIGFTVRHAMVTNVRGSFAEHEGSLTLDGGDPANSTASIDVKIASVDTGIKDRDGHLVSGDFFDAEKFPLMTFRSTSAEQLGGEKYRVTGDLTIKDVTRPLAIDLEFNGSATDPYGNERVGFEGSAEILRSDWGLTWNAALETGGVMVSDKVKLNFDISAIKTAAEAA
- a CDS encoding glycoside hydrolase family 64 protein, which codes for MFSRRKFLTGSAAAATALTYPLWGSALSPVASASAATCELALVNRSLPGCVNAYVTGHEQSTGRWVLLRPGGGVCRPDSPAAPQTPLPVDCAIPLNGAGGAPVVLTLPQMFGARVYFVRDDTLDFFLNPGPALVEPAFATPADPNYGRTWSFCEFTFNPQQLYANISYVDLVTALPIGLTLEGDATHTVAPLPAGAVQRIADGLIAQAAADGRPWDRLVTRGANGSVLRVISPQNLMAPYFDRPDQMPFRDLFTGYVDQVWDKYRSTDLRIDLQGGRGVRTGRVSGDTLVFEGGHTFARPSSKDIFTCNHGPFTNNPADSDDKKALLARLAAGFNRSIMLSHPDQPNGTSAADYYRGAVTNHWSRIVHANSPIGYAFPYDDVRPEGQPDVSGAANDGNPRRFTVSVGS